The Saccharopolyspora gloriosae genome has a segment encoding these proteins:
- a CDS encoding GH3 auxin-responsive promoter family protein — protein sequence MNASSVWHTPGHADRYRERVYAARERLTAEHKDMRGTQARVLADLLAFNADTEFGRRHGFARIATMDDFRAAVPLQDYATHAPLIERTAAGERDLLTAEAPEVYFTSSGSTGAHKKVPVTPRFMSTTFMPFYFAAWAPLIEHFPEVLERPDAVLNLKHDPLTAPPTTADGRPHVGASQVDFGARFGEPLSAEPGTGAPWAVLPVPTDPGDHLERAYLRLRLAVQSDLRCLIGINPAMIAAVPYQLTLWWPRIVKEVRDGTLGGLPHQAPDPGRADQLERLAEYFGTVRPSHVWPRLRALFCWTTGVASLYLPALRGEFGNDVTVLPAPVAASEGPTGVALDRHASAGSLVTSAAVYEFVPADQDLAPGSATLLPHEIETGRDYHVVFSHVGGLYRYAVGDVVRVVDRVGGVPRVEYAGRGVRFDAAGERLRDAQVVRALHTALGSGGLGLRNVSCRVEPDTDDTRRYVFAIAPGSPWNQQETTRFTADLDRALATESAEYSHARGAGRLGRPAVWLLDREAFARDWHTAVGTGIRPTQVKDRLFRQDDALWRRLTGTADG from the coding sequence ATGAACGCCTCCTCCGTATGGCACACCCCCGGCCACGCCGACCGCTACCGCGAGCGCGTGTACGCCGCGCGCGAGCGGCTCACCGCCGAGCACAAGGACATGAGAGGCACCCAGGCACGGGTTCTCGCCGACCTGTTGGCCTTCAATGCCGACACCGAGTTCGGCCGACGGCACGGGTTCGCCCGGATCGCCACGATGGACGACTTCCGTGCCGCCGTCCCGCTGCAGGACTACGCCACCCACGCCCCGCTGATCGAGCGGACCGCCGCCGGCGAACGGGACCTGCTCACGGCCGAGGCGCCCGAGGTCTACTTCACCAGTAGCGGCAGCACCGGAGCACACAAGAAAGTGCCCGTCACTCCGCGTTTCATGAGCACCACCTTCATGCCGTTCTATTTCGCGGCCTGGGCTCCGCTCATCGAGCACTTCCCCGAAGTGCTTGAGCGGCCCGACGCCGTGCTCAACCTCAAGCACGACCCGCTCACCGCCCCGCCCACCACGGCCGACGGCCGCCCCCATGTGGGCGCCAGCCAAGTTGACTTCGGCGCCCGGTTCGGCGAACCCCTCTCCGCCGAACCCGGCACCGGAGCGCCCTGGGCCGTCCTGCCCGTGCCCACGGACCCCGGCGACCACCTCGAACGCGCCTACCTGCGGCTGCGGCTGGCGGTGCAGAGCGATCTGCGGTGCCTGATCGGCATCAACCCCGCGATGATCGCCGCAGTGCCGTACCAGCTGACCCTGTGGTGGCCGCGGATCGTGAAGGAGGTCCGCGACGGAACGCTGGGCGGTCTGCCCCACCAGGCGCCCGACCCCGGGCGGGCGGACCAGCTGGAGCGACTCGCCGAGTACTTCGGAACCGTGCGCCCCTCACATGTGTGGCCCCGGCTGCGCGCACTGTTCTGCTGGACCACCGGCGTCGCCTCGCTCTACCTCCCCGCGCTGCGCGGGGAGTTCGGCAACGATGTCACCGTGCTGCCCGCGCCGGTGGCCGCGTCCGAGGGCCCGACTGGCGTGGCGCTGGACCGGCACGCCTCCGCCGGCAGCCTCGTCACGTCGGCGGCAGTGTACGAGTTCGTGCCCGCCGACCAGGACCTCGCCCCCGGCAGCGCGACCCTTCTACCGCACGAGATCGAGACCGGCCGGGACTATCACGTGGTCTTCAGCCACGTCGGCGGGCTCTACCGGTACGCCGTCGGCGACGTGGTCCGGGTAGTCGACCGGGTCGGCGGGGTGCCTCGCGTGGAGTACGCGGGCCGCGGGGTGCGCTTCGACGCGGCAGGAGAGCGGCTGCGGGACGCCCAGGTCGTACGGGCCCTGCACACCGCTCTGGGCTCCGGCGGACTCGGCCTGCGCAACGTGTCGTGCCGGGTCGAGCCGGACACCGACGACACCCGTCGGTACGTCTTCGCGATCGCGCCCGGCAGCCCCTGGAATCAGCAGGAGACCACTCGCTTCACCGCCGATCTGGACCGCGCCCTTGCCACCGAGTCCGCCGAGTACAGCCATGCCCGGGGCGCCGGCCGGCTGGGGAGGCCGGCGGTTTGGTTGCTGGACCGCGAGGCGTTCGCCCGCGACTGGCACACGGCAGTCGGCACGGGAATTCGGCCGACCCAGGTGAAGGACCGGCTGTTCCGGCAGGACGACGCACTGTGGCGGCGGCTGACCGGCACGGCGGACGGCTGA
- a CDS encoding HAD family phosphatase: MSDVSRTPDAGRPYLVFSDVDETLITVKSMFDFLHYQLVSRHGVAGVEEYERIMAVVRRRADDGTPRADINRFYYGHYADESVETIGRLAEDWFSERTASGRGFYIEQTREALTAHRAGGATVVLVSGSFPPLLEPLAREVGADAVLCTRPLVADGRYTGEVETPVIGAGKRAAVLGKLESRPDVDPRDCWAYGDHVSDLPMLELVGHPVAVGEDEELRERLAERVKGVKA; this comes from the coding sequence ATGTCAGATGTCAGCCGCACGCCGGATGCGGGCCGCCCCTACCTGGTCTTCAGTGACGTCGACGAGACCCTGATCACCGTCAAGAGCATGTTCGACTTCCTCCATTACCAGCTGGTGAGCCGGCATGGGGTGGCTGGGGTGGAGGAGTACGAGCGGATCATGGCGGTGGTCCGCCGCCGTGCCGACGACGGCACCCCCCGTGCGGACATCAACCGCTTCTACTACGGCCACTACGCCGACGAGTCGGTGGAGACGATCGGCAGGCTCGCCGAGGACTGGTTCTCCGAACGCACCGCGTCCGGCCGGGGCTTCTACATCGAGCAGACCAGAGAAGCCCTGACCGCTCACCGCGCAGGCGGTGCGACCGTCGTCCTCGTCTCCGGTTCCTTCCCGCCGCTCCTGGAGCCCCTCGCGCGCGAGGTAGGCGCCGACGCCGTCCTCTGCACCCGCCCGCTCGTCGCCGACGGCCGCTACACCGGAGAGGTCGAGACTCCGGTCATCGGCGCGGGCAAACGTGCCGCCGTACTGGGGAAGCTGGAGTCCCGTCCCGACGTCGACCCACGTGACTGTTGGGCCTACGGCGACCACGTTTCCGACCTGCCGATGTTGGAACTCGTGGGACACCCCGTAGCCGTGGGGGAGGACGAGGAGTTGCGAGAGCGACTGGCCGAACGCGTCAAAGGCGTCAAGGCATGA
- a CDS encoding MFS transporter, with translation MVSPARAWTAVVALAFGVFSFVTTELVPVGLLPSIAGGVDVSVGTAGFLVTGFGLLAAVTAAPLTILCGSIDRKVLMAGLLVLYIVGNVLASVAGSYAVLLLARLVVALAHGVFWSIAAAIAVRLVPSQHAVRATSIVLSGISLAAVLGVPLGTMLGQHAGWHTAFLAVSAVGFLVLVALMLTMPQLPAQGHGRLGTLFRVLRNGQLRTAVTVTGLVMVGHFLAFTYITPFLERVTGIASGTVAVLLLIFGAAGIVGNFLGGALVNRTVHGALLGALGVMIAVMALLWAFGGFPGAAVTLVLLWGLAYAAVPVGLQTWILQLAKEESDAASSLYVAAFNGAIAVGSLLGGLIVDTPGGPRTLTGIATVLVAGALGVLLLSGRNRERAGAE, from the coding sequence GTGGTTTCGCCGGCCCGGGCCTGGACCGCGGTCGTCGCGCTGGCCTTCGGCGTGTTCTCGTTTGTCACCACTGAACTGGTACCGGTCGGGCTGCTGCCGTCCATCGCCGGGGGAGTGGACGTTTCGGTCGGCACCGCCGGCTTCCTGGTCACCGGTTTCGGCCTGCTCGCCGCGGTGACCGCGGCGCCGCTGACCATCCTTTGCGGCAGCATCGACCGCAAGGTGCTGATGGCAGGGCTGCTGGTGCTCTACATCGTCGGCAACGTCCTGGCCTCGGTGGCCGGGAGCTACGCGGTGCTGCTCCTGGCTCGGCTGGTGGTGGCGCTGGCGCACGGCGTCTTCTGGTCCATCGCGGCGGCCATCGCGGTGCGCTTGGTGCCGTCCCAGCACGCAGTGCGCGCCACTTCCATCGTGCTGTCCGGTATCTCGCTCGCCGCGGTGCTCGGGGTACCGCTGGGCACCATGCTGGGCCAGCATGCGGGCTGGCACACGGCATTCCTGGCCGTTTCCGCGGTCGGATTCCTGGTGCTGGTGGCGCTGATGCTCACGATGCCCCAGCTGCCCGCGCAGGGGCACGGCAGGCTGGGCACGCTGTTCCGGGTACTGCGTAACGGCCAACTGCGCACCGCCGTCACCGTCACCGGACTGGTGATGGTCGGCCACTTCCTGGCATTCACCTACATCACGCCGTTCCTGGAGCGGGTCACCGGCATTGCCTCCGGTACCGTCGCAGTGCTGCTATTGATCTTCGGAGCGGCCGGGATCGTCGGCAACTTCCTCGGTGGCGCCCTGGTCAACCGCACGGTGCACGGTGCATTGTTGGGAGCCCTCGGCGTGATGATCGCGGTCATGGCACTGCTCTGGGCGTTCGGCGGCTTCCCCGGAGCGGCAGTGACGCTGGTACTGCTCTGGGGGCTGGCCTACGCTGCGGTCCCGGTCGGATTGCAGACCTGGATACTGCAGTTGGCCAAGGAGGAGTCGGACGCCGCCTCCTCGCTCTACGTGGCCGCCTTCAACGGGGCCATCGCCGTGGGTTCGCTGCTCGGCGGGCTGATCGTGGACACCCCGGGGGGCCCGCGCACCCTCACCGGCATCGCCACTGTGCTGGTGGCCGGTGCGCTGGGGGTGCTGCTGCTCTCCGGCCGCAATCGGGAACGGGCGGGAGCGGAATGA
- a CDS encoding AfsA-related hotdog domain-containing protein, protein MGDVFGEFAAHKGILTVSQLAGQIRKGVFPGRTGAAQVTLGQGVSEFEVQFVRDTLARHGLTDVVVIDDQLLRHRAGREIVHKHRAENVLISLPRPTGPGSFESDLLVDSGNEMMSDHLTGQHMQGMLVMEAERQMFIAVAEQHYLAQTAVGNSYFVIDTFATRYRNFLFPLPAIVRCKVLSRRSPHRTRTTFSCELAVLQSGSETAETEVRFTAFDTQVSHAKETRAAERSLQNTAAFMAAKEPASAEVRIT, encoded by the coding sequence GTGGGCGACGTCTTCGGCGAATTCGCCGCACACAAGGGCATTCTGACGGTCTCTCAGCTCGCCGGGCAGATCAGGAAAGGAGTGTTCCCCGGCCGCACCGGCGCGGCCCAGGTGACGCTCGGGCAGGGGGTGTCCGAATTCGAGGTCCAGTTCGTACGTGACACGCTGGCTCGGCACGGCCTCACTGACGTGGTCGTCATCGACGACCAGTTGCTGCGTCACCGCGCCGGGCGGGAGATCGTGCATAAGCACCGGGCTGAGAACGTGCTGATCTCCCTGCCCCGCCCTACCGGCCCCGGCTCGTTCGAGTCGGACCTGCTGGTGGACTCCGGCAACGAGATGATGTCCGACCATCTCACCGGTCAGCACATGCAGGGCATGCTGGTCATGGAGGCTGAGCGGCAGATGTTCATCGCCGTGGCCGAGCAGCATTACCTGGCCCAGACGGCGGTCGGCAACAGTTACTTCGTGATCGACACCTTCGCCACCCGCTACCGTAACTTCCTCTTCCCGCTGCCCGCGATCGTCCGGTGCAAAGTCCTCTCGCGCCGCTCGCCGCACCGCACCCGTACGACGTTCTCCTGCGAACTCGCCGTGCTCCAGAGCGGATCGGAGACAGCGGAGACGGAGGTCCGGTTCACCGCCTTCGACACCCAGGTCTCCCACGCCAAAGAGACCCGGGCGGCCGAACGGTCCCTGCAGAACACCGCGGCGTTCATGGCGGCGAAGGAACCGGCGTCGGCCGAGGTTCGTATCACGTGA
- a CDS encoding aldo/keto reductase, protein MDQRTLGSGGLRVSAVGLGCMGMSAFYGPRDEETSLATLHHALDLGVTFFDTSDAYGSGHNEELLARVLGARRSEAVVATKFGIRSVGPGGTAGGAVIDSTPEYARQACDASLSRLGADHIDLYYLHRRNPEVPIEDTVGAMAELVQAGKVRHLGLSEVNADTLRRAHTVHPIAALQSEYSLWERGLEESVLPAARELGIGVVPYAPVGRGFLTGALTDLDDLAEDDYRRSDPRFQGENLKRNLVLVERVREVAAGIGCTPVQLALAWLLAQDGDLVPIPGTKRQAYLEENVAAAGVALTAGQLRELGSALAGTEVSGARYAETAMRLLNT, encoded by the coding sequence GTGGATCAGCGCACACTCGGCTCGGGCGGCCTCCGCGTCTCGGCGGTCGGCCTGGGCTGCATGGGGATGTCCGCCTTCTACGGCCCCCGGGACGAGGAGACCTCCCTCGCCACCCTGCACCACGCCCTCGACCTGGGCGTCACCTTCTTCGACACCTCGGACGCCTACGGCTCCGGACACAACGAGGAACTCCTCGCCCGCGTGCTGGGCGCCCGGCGCTCCGAGGCCGTGGTGGCCACCAAGTTCGGCATCCGCTCGGTCGGCCCCGGCGGCACTGCCGGAGGCGCGGTGATCGATTCCACCCCGGAGTACGCCCGACAGGCCTGCGACGCCTCGCTGTCCCGGCTCGGCGCCGACCACATCGACCTCTACTACCTGCACCGCCGCAACCCCGAGGTCCCGATCGAGGACACTGTGGGCGCGATGGCGGAACTGGTGCAGGCAGGGAAGGTCCGCCACCTCGGGCTGTCCGAGGTCAACGCCGACACCCTGCGCCGTGCGCACACGGTGCATCCCATTGCCGCACTGCAGAGCGAGTACTCGCTGTGGGAACGCGGCCTGGAGGAGTCGGTGCTGCCCGCGGCCCGCGAACTCGGTATCGGCGTCGTCCCGTACGCACCGGTCGGCCGTGGATTCCTGACCGGTGCCCTGACCGACCTGGACGATCTGGCAGAGGACGACTACCGGCGGAGCGACCCACGGTTCCAGGGCGAGAACCTGAAGCGGAACCTGGTGCTGGTGGAGCGGGTCCGGGAGGTGGCGGCCGGGATCGGCTGCACCCCCGTCCAACTGGCCCTGGCCTGGCTGCTGGCCCAGGACGGGGACCTGGTCCCGATTCCCGGGACCAAGCGCCAGGCCTACCTCGAGGAGAACGTGGCAGCCGCCGGTGTCGCGCTCACCGCTGGGCAGTTGCGCGAACTGGGCAGCGCGCTGGCGGGCACCGAGGTGTCCGGAGCGCGCTACGCGGAGACGGCCATGCGCCTTCTGAACACCTGA